From the genome of Papaver somniferum cultivar HN1 chromosome 2, ASM357369v1, whole genome shotgun sequence, one region includes:
- the LOC113354544 gene encoding uncharacterized protein LOC113354544, producing MERSPVCICGAGKSLFERLERDRAMEYLHGLHDRFSNLRSQILSMDPFPTALRIFNTVQQEEEQQHITSSPLPSIEAAALNTNIHQSQPSRASPLTYHKRPRPHCDYCNRHGHIRDRCYRLHGFPSSSTTKPTAANTTATPEHQLMQPATIPTFSAEQYSLFLSLINPSGKDTPIEPRVNFAGPSHE from the exons ATGGAAAGATCTCCAG TCTGTATTTGTGGCGCTGGAAAGTCTCTTTTTGAACGGCTTGAGCGTGATAGAGCCATGGAGTATCTCCATGGCTTACATGATCGTTTTTCTAATCTACGAAGTCAGATCCTATCGATGGATCCTTTTCCCACTGCTTTGCGCATCTTCAACACGGTGCAGcaggaagaagaacaacaacacaTCACCTCCAGTCCTCTTCCTTCCATTGAAGCTGCTGCTCTCAACACCAACATACATCAGTCTCAGCCTTCTCGTGCATCACCTCTAACTTATCACAAACGTCCTCGACCACATTGTGATTACTGCAATCGCCATGGACATATCCGTGATCGGTGCTACCGCCTGCATGGTTTTCCATCATCCTCTACAACAAAACCTACTGCTGCCAACACTACTGCAACTCCGGAACATCAACTTATGCAACCTGCTACCATTCCAACGTTCTCAGCTGAACAATACAGCCTCTTTCTTTCCCTCATCAACCCTTCAGGAAAAGATACACCAATTGAACCTCGCGTGAATTTTGCTG GACCTTCTCACGAATAA
- the LOC113352859 gene encoding isoflavone 2'-hydroxylase-like: MVSGKRHNGDKKWNFDSLIRESFLPKMLVHTVDFLPVLQWTDYQGTEKKLKQVRKNKDAFLDELIQEYPNSSSRADHDVDERKTEHKSLIEVLMSLQQDEPETYNHEVVKGILGAVFMAGIETTRATMVAAVSLLVKNPEALIKLRDEIDFHVEVGRIISESDLPKLRYLRCVMTFHPKWWDEPTKFKPERFDRESVMKGGKMDGFRWIPFGEGRRGCPGSGMDFRVTSLAIDGLIQCLEWKKADDYDKIIEEKGDEPSSRAMCRPRSVKKDILSQI, from the exons ATGGTAAGTGGAAAGAGGCACAATGGAGATAAGAAGTGGAATTTTGATAGTTTGATTAGAGAGAGTTTTCTTCCTAAAATGTTGGTTCATACAGTTGATTTTTTACCTGTTTTACAATGGACTGATTATCAAGGTACTGAGAAGAAGTTGAAGCAAGTGAGGAAAAATAAAGATGCTTTTTTGGATGAGTTGATACAGGAGTATCCAAATAGTAGCAGCAGAGCAGACCATGATGTTGATGAAAGAAAGACCGAACATAAATCATTGATCGAAGTTCTCATGTCCCTACAACAAGATGAACCAGAAACGTACAATCACGAAGTTGTTAAAGGCATCCTTGGG GCAGTTTTTATGGCTGGAATTGAAACAACAAGAGCCACAATGGTTGCAGCAGTATCACTTCTAGTGAAAAACCCTGAAGCTTTAATAAAGTTACGAGACGAGATAGACTTCCATGTAGAAGTAGGTCGTATTATATCCGAGTCAGATCTTCCAAAGTTACGGTACCTTCGGTGT GTTATGACATTCCATCCTAAATGGTGGGATGAACCAACTAAATTTAAACCAGAGAGATTTGACCGTGAAAGCGTTATGAAGGGAGGGAAAATGGATGGATTTCGGTGGATTCCATTTGGGGAGGGTCGGAGGGGATGTCCTGGTTCAGGGATGGATTTTCGAGTCACTTCACTGGCCATTGATGGTCTAATTCAGTGCTTGGAGTGGAAAAAGGCTGACGATTATGATAAAATTATTGAGGAAAAAGGGGATGAACCTTCATCAAGGGCTATGTGTAGACCTCGGTCGGTTAAGAAGGATATTCTATCTCAAATTTGA